In one Bacteroidota bacterium genomic region, the following are encoded:
- a CDS encoding Crp/Fnr family transcriptional regulator yields the protein MNELINTDQQFILDKLQEYYSELEPALRHEIAANAMIREFKAGEILMKPGQYFKSTMLITKGRVKVYKESGDGSEFFMYYLEPGNACALSMICAARQEQSELLARTTEETEVILIPIALMDNLMTAYKTWYYFVLGTFRNRFEELLTLIDHTVFKGLDERLEFYLKKQRLTFKTDELKVTHEEIAGDLGTSRVVISRLLKSMEQAGKVKLNRNYIDLKNLPL from the coding sequence ATGAATGAATTAATCAATACTGATCAGCAGTTTATTCTCGATAAATTGCAGGAATACTATTCGGAACTAGAGCCGGCATTGCGACATGAAATTGCTGCAAATGCCATGATTCGTGAATTTAAAGCCGGTGAAATACTGATGAAACCCGGCCAGTATTTCAAATCTACAATGCTGATTACCAAAGGTCGGGTGAAGGTTTACAAGGAAAGTGGAGATGGAAGTGAATTTTTCATGTACTACCTGGAACCCGGAAACGCATGTGCCCTGTCCATGATTTGTGCAGCTCGCCAGGAGCAAAGTGAGTTGTTGGCCAGGACTACCGAGGAAACGGAAGTCATTCTAATTCCCATCGCATTAATGGATAACCTGATGACAGCCTATAAAACCTGGTACTATTTTGTGCTAGGCACTTTCCGTAACCGATTCGAAGAGTTACTAACGTTAATTGATCATACTGTCTTTAAAGGCCTTGATGAGCGTCTGGAGTTTTATCTTAAAAAACAACGCCTGACTTTTAAAACGGATGAACTGAAAGTTACACACGAAGAAATTGCCGGTGATTTAGGGACATCCCGTGTGGTGATCTCCAGACTACTGAAGAGCATGGAGCAAGCGGGAAAAGTGAAGTTGAACCGAAATTACATTGATCTGAAAAATTTGCCTTTGTAA
- a CDS encoding sulfite exporter TauE/SafE family protein: MLEIIGYFASALIGISLGLIGGGGSILTVPVLVYLFHTDAVLATSYSLFIVGTTSLVGALPKFKQGLIDVKTAIVFGIPSIIAVYLTRLLLVPAIPDSVFTVGGLEVTKSLFMLLLFAVLMVAAAYSMIRKNGVAKPSVPKNERTYNYPVILLEGLVVGTLTGLVGAGGGFLIIPALVLLSGLPMKEAVGTSLLIIAVKSLFGFMGDMGHYDLNWPLLLTITAIAVAGIFVGNMLTKKFEGEKLKRGFGWFVLVTGIYIIIKEVWFK, encoded by the coding sequence ATGTTAGAAATAATCGGTTACTTCGCTTCTGCACTTATTGGAATTTCACTGGGCCTTATTGGCGGTGGAGGTAGTATATTGACTGTTCCGGTATTGGTTTATCTTTTCCATACTGATGCGGTCCTCGCTACCTCATATTCTCTGTTTATTGTGGGCACAACGAGTCTCGTAGGAGCACTTCCTAAATTTAAACAAGGGTTGATTGATGTGAAAACAGCGATTGTTTTCGGAATACCTTCTATTATTGCTGTTTACCTGACACGTTTATTGCTTGTACCTGCCATACCCGATAGTGTATTTACTGTCGGAGGATTGGAAGTGACAAAATCATTGTTTATGTTATTGCTTTTTGCAGTTTTAATGGTGGCCGCAGCCTATTCAATGATCAGAAAAAATGGCGTGGCGAAACCCTCGGTGCCTAAAAATGAAAGGACGTATAATTATCCTGTTATCCTACTGGAAGGACTTGTTGTGGGTACTTTAACAGGACTTGTGGGAGCCGGTGGAGGATTCCTCATTATTCCGGCACTCGTGTTGTTAAGCGGACTTCCCATGAAGGAGGCTGTTGGCACATCATTGTTGATCATTGCTGTAAAATCACTTTTTGGTTTTATGGGTGATATGGGCCATTATGATTTAAACTGGCCTCTGCTTCTAACGATAACAGCTATTGCTGTGGCAGGAATATTTGTTGGGAATATGCTTACAAAAAAGTTTGAAGGGGAGAAACTGAAGAGAGGTTTTGGATGGTTTGTTCTGGTCACAGGAATTTATATCATTATTAAGGAAGTTTGGTTTAAATAA
- a CDS encoding MBL fold metallo-hydrolase: MKIEQIYTGCLAQGAYYIVSENEAVVIDPLREVQPYIDRAEKDGVKIKYVFETHFHADFVSGHIDLANATGATIVYGPNAQTGFTAHVAKDGEEFKVGKVTFKVLHTPGHTMESTCFLLKDDKGKESTLFTGDTLFIGDVGRPDLAQKGDITQDDLAGYLFDSLRNKVMTLPDDITVYPAHGAGSACGKNMSKETYDTLGHQKEVNYALRANMTRQEFIKEVTAGLMPPPAYFPQNVKLNKQGYDNISDVLKRGTKALSPEAFEAAANETGALLLDTRDAQVFAKGFVPNSINIGIDGSFAPWVGALIPDVKQELLIITEPGREEEVVTRLARVGYDFTLGYLEGGFDAWKAAGKEVDTITSISAEELADLRKKNAAAKIVDVRKSSEFASEHIKEATNAPLDFINDAMSQLDKDEPVYIHCAGGYRSMIFVSILKARGYDNLIDVKGGFKSIKETAKFELTDYVCPSTLL; encoded by the coding sequence ATGAAAATAGAACAAATTTATACAGGGTGTCTGGCACAGGGCGCGTATTACATTGTTTCAGAAAATGAAGCCGTGGTGATTGATCCCCTTAGGGAAGTGCAGCCCTATATCGACAGGGCTGAAAAAGATGGAGTGAAAATCAAATATGTGTTTGAGACACATTTCCATGCAGATTTCGTTTCAGGTCATATCGACCTGGCGAATGCTACCGGAGCAACTATCGTTTATGGTCCGAATGCTCAAACAGGTTTTACAGCACATGTAGCGAAGGATGGTGAAGAGTTTAAGGTGGGAAAGGTTACCTTTAAAGTTTTACATACCCCCGGACATACCATGGAGTCCACTTGTTTTCTGTTGAAAGATGATAAAGGAAAAGAATCCACATTGTTTACAGGAGATACGTTGTTCATCGGCGATGTGGGTCGTCCTGATCTCGCGCAAAAGGGAGATATAACGCAAGATGATCTTGCCGGTTATCTATTTGATTCTTTACGAAACAAGGTCATGACATTGCCGGATGATATTACCGTTTATCCTGCGCATGGTGCAGGTTCAGCATGTGGTAAAAATATGAGCAAGGAGACGTATGATACACTCGGTCATCAAAAGGAAGTGAACTATGCTTTGAGAGCAAATATGACCAGACAGGAATTTATTAAAGAAGTGACTGCCGGTTTAATGCCTCCTCCTGCGTATTTCCCACAGAATGTCAAATTGAACAAGCAGGGGTATGATAATATTTCAGATGTTTTGAAAAGAGGTACAAAAGCGCTGAGCCCTGAGGCTTTTGAAGCTGCTGCCAATGAAACGGGTGCACTTCTGCTCGATACCAGAGATGCTCAGGTTTTTGCAAAAGGCTTTGTTCCGAATTCTATTAATATTGGTATTGATGGTAGTTTCGCTCCATGGGTAGGCGCTTTGATTCCTGATGTGAAACAAGAGTTGCTCATTATCACCGAACCGGGAAGGGAGGAAGAAGTAGTAACACGATTGGCGAGAGTGGGATATGATTTTACTCTGGGATATCTGGAAGGCGGTTTTGATGCCTGGAAAGCTGCAGGGAAAGAGGTAGATACCATCACGTCCATTTCTGCAGAAGAGTTGGCTGATTTGAGAAAGAAGAATGCTGCAGCTAAAATTGTAGATGTAAGGAAGAGTAGTGAATTTGCTTCTGAGCATATTAAAGAGGCCACCAATGCCCCTCTTGATTTTATAAACGATGCTATGTCACAGCTGGATAAAGATGAGCCGGTGTATATTCATTGTGCAGGTGGTTACAGGTCTATGATTTTTGTTTCGATCCTCAAGGCGCGCGGGTATGATAACCTGATTGATGTGAAAGGTGGTTTCAAATCTATTAAGGAAACTGCGAAATTTGAATTGACAGATTACGTTTGTCCTAGTACTTTATTGTAA
- a CDS encoding MBL fold metallo-hydrolase — MKIEQIYTGCLAHGAYYIESNGEAAIIDPLREFAPYMERAAKDHAKFKYVLETHFHADFVSGHLDLAKESGAEIVFGPTAQPEFKAHVATDGEILTLGKIKIKVLHTPGHTMESSCFLVIDENGKDYAVFTGDTLFIGDVGRPDLAQKGAITQEVLAGYLYDSLRNKIMNLSDEVIVFPGHGAGSACGKNMSDETTDTLGHQKMSNYALRSNMTKEEFVKEVLTGLMPPPAYFPKNAAMNKKGYESFTEVMHRGAKPLTPEMFKMVAAETDAMILDTRKPEEFIKGFIPNAINIGLDGNFAPWAGALIPDLKQEILIVCEPGNEEEVITRLSRVGYDFTIGYLDGGFESWMKGKHEVDAIESVSAEEVYKLTGNDPSLPIMDVRKKSEYDAEHLLNAVNAPLDFVNDSMTKIDRNKKTLVHCAGGYRSVIFISILKARGYNNLVNIAGGFKALKDTGKFKVSDYVAPTTML; from the coding sequence ATGAAAATTGAACAAATCTACACCGGCTGTTTGGCTCATGGCGCTTATTACATTGAATCCAATGGTGAAGCCGCTATCATTGATCCATTACGTGAATTCGCACCTTATATGGAACGGGCTGCGAAGGATCATGCGAAGTTTAAGTATGTCCTTGAAACGCACTTTCATGCTGATTTTGTTTCCGGTCATCTCGATTTAGCAAAAGAATCAGGAGCAGAAATCGTTTTTGGTCCGACAGCTCAACCGGAGTTTAAGGCGCATGTTGCTACAGATGGTGAGATTTTAACATTGGGAAAAATTAAAATTAAAGTATTACATACTCCCGGACACACGATGGAGTCCAGTTGTTTTTTGGTGATAGATGAGAACGGAAAAGACTATGCAGTATTTACAGGTGATACCTTGTTTATTGGAGATGTAGGTCGCCCTGATTTGGCACAAAAAGGTGCAATTACGCAAGAAGTACTGGCGGGCTATCTTTATGATTCTTTGAGAAATAAAATAATGAATTTATCGGATGAAGTGATCGTTTTCCCCGGACATGGTGCCGGATCTGCTTGCGGCAAGAACATGTCAGACGAGACAACAGATACTTTAGGTCATCAAAAGATGTCAAATTATGCATTGAGATCCAATATGACTAAGGAAGAATTCGTGAAAGAGGTTCTAACCGGATTGATGCCTCCTCCTGCATATTTTCCTAAAAATGCTGCCATGAATAAGAAGGGCTATGAGAGCTTTACCGAAGTAATGCACCGTGGCGCAAAGCCCTTAACTCCTGAAATGTTTAAGATGGTAGCTGCCGAAACAGATGCTATGATTTTGGACACGCGTAAACCGGAAGAATTTATAAAAGGCTTTATACCTAATGCAATTAATATAGGACTGGATGGTAATTTCGCTCCGTGGGCAGGTGCATTGATTCCTGACCTGAAACAAGAAATATTAATTGTTTGTGAACCGGGAAATGAAGAGGAAGTCATTACGCGGTTGTCACGGGTGGGTTATGATTTCACAATCGGTTATCTGGATGGTGGATTTGAATCCTGGATGAAAGGAAAACATGAAGTGGATGCGATTGAATCAGTTTCTGCAGAAGAAGTATATAAACTGACCGGCAATGACCCATCTCTTCCTATAATGGATGTCCGTAAAAAAAGCGAGTATGACGCAGAGCATCTCCTGAATGCAGTAAACGCTCCTCTTGATTTTGTGAACGATAGCATGACAAAAATTGATCGCAATAAGAAAACACTCGTTCATTGTGCAGGAGGATATCGTTCTGTAATATTTATTTCAATATTAAAAGCACGTGGATATAATAACCTGGTAAATATAGCCGGCGGATTTAAAGCGCTCAAAGATACCGGGAAATTTAAAGTGAGCGATTACGTTGCTCCTACTACAATGTTGTAA
- a CDS encoding rhodanese-like domain-containing protein: MFKFISKLFASEFESLDGIEFKLKYKQTPNATLLDVRTPAEFKSGTIQGSVNVDVMSTGFKQAFVKLDKSKEYFLFCRSGARSATACKMMSSEGYKVYNLKGGISSWK, encoded by the coding sequence ATGTTTAAATTTATTTCAAAGTTATTTGCAAGCGAATTCGAGAGCCTGGACGGTATTGAATTTAAATTGAAATACAAACAAACTCCAAATGCGACGTTGCTGGATGTTCGCACACCGGCTGAATTTAAATCAGGTACTATTCAGGGTTCAGTAAATGTTGACGTGATGAGCACAGGATTTAAACAAGCGTTTGTTAAATTAGATAAGTCTAAGGAATATTTTCTGTTTTGCAGAAGTGGAGCGCGGAGTGCAACGGCATGTAAAATGATGTCTAGTGAAGGTTATAAAGTTTATAATCTGAAAGGAGGAATTAGTTCGTGGAAGTAA
- a CDS encoding NAD(P)/FAD-dependent oxidoreductase: MKTKHQVLIIGGGSGGIMTAAYMKRVNPKVDITIIEPSGDHYYQAAWTLVGAGTFNFEDTRRNESSVIPKGVLWIKDFAVKVVPEENKVITKDSGEHIYDFLVVTPGLIMDLDAMPGLREALKTDSVCSNYVDPKHTWEVLKNFKGGNAVFTQPSSPIKCGGAPQKIMYLAEEAFVKSGVRDKTNVIYASPGSSIFGVKAFADTLNEVIKRKKIITRFFYNPVKIDAVQKKIWFKYTKPETSTNNLAADASIKEKFEEGNLIEMSYDMLHLAPPQKAPDFIRESMLAHQDGPSKGWMNVNIKTLQHALYPNVFGLGDVAALPTAKTGAAIRKQAPVVVENILSLIKHGGTLSREYSGYSSCPLVTGYGKMVLAEFKYDNVRDSDPLLSKFWDTSKEQYSMWILKKYGLPFLYWNMMMKGKMME, encoded by the coding sequence ATGAAAACGAAACATCAGGTACTCATCATTGGCGGCGGTAGTGGAGGGATTATGACTGCAGCTTATATGAAGAGGGTGAATCCCAAAGTAGATATTACAATTATTGAACCTTCCGGTGATCATTATTATCAGGCAGCGTGGACATTGGTCGGCGCGGGCACTTTTAATTTTGAGGATACGCGTCGCAATGAATCTTCGGTGATTCCAAAAGGGGTGCTGTGGATAAAAGATTTTGCTGTTAAAGTAGTTCCGGAAGAGAATAAGGTGATAACAAAAGATTCGGGAGAACATATCTATGATTTTTTAGTCGTTACTCCGGGTTTAATTATGGATTTGGATGCCATGCCTGGCTTGCGTGAAGCATTGAAAACGGATTCGGTTTGCAGCAATTATGTTGATCCCAAACATACCTGGGAAGTATTGAAGAATTTCAAAGGTGGGAATGCCGTCTTTACCCAGCCTTCATCGCCAATAAAATGTGGCGGCGCACCTCAAAAAATCATGTATCTTGCTGAGGAAGCATTTGTAAAGAGCGGTGTTCGCGATAAAACAAATGTTATTTATGCGTCTCCGGGATCTTCCATTTTTGGAGTTAAAGCTTTTGCGGATACGTTGAACGAAGTCATTAAGAGAAAGAAAATAATCACCCGCTTTTTTTACAATCCGGTAAAGATAGATGCTGTGCAAAAGAAAATCTGGTTTAAGTATACCAAGCCGGAGACATCTACCAATAATCTTGCTGCGGATGCTTCTATAAAAGAGAAGTTTGAGGAGGGAAATTTAATAGAGATGTCCTATGACATGCTTCATCTCGCGCCTCCGCAGAAAGCACCTGATTTTATCCGTGAATCTATGCTAGCGCATCAGGACGGTCCTTCTAAAGGCTGGATGAACGTGAACATTAAGACCTTACAGCACGCTCTCTATCCAAATGTTTTTGGTCTTGGGGATGTTGCAGCACTTCCAACCGCGAAGACGGGTGCAGCTATTCGAAAACAAGCACCAGTTGTAGTAGAGAATATACTCTCACTCATAAAACATGGCGGAACACTCTCCCGTGAGTATTCCGGTTATTCCTCTTGTCCATTAGTTACAGGTTATGGTAAAATGGTGCTCGCAGAATTTAAATATGATAATGTCCGCGATTCAGATCCATTACTCAGTAAATTTTGGGATACCTCCAAGGAGCAATACAGTATGTGGATTTTGAAGAAGTATGGTCTCCCGTTCCTCTATTGGAATATGATGATGAAAGGAAAGATGATGGAATAG
- a CDS encoding peptidylprolyl isomerase → MQIGQNKVVTVTYVLHSSKAGSEKNMVEETGEENPLVFLVGSGQLIPAFEENLMGLTSGSPFAFNINSGEAYGEMEEDALVRVPDDMFKVDGVLDLEVLRIGNMVPLLDREGNQLVAKIAGIEDTTILLDFNHPLAGQDLHFSGTVVSVREATAEELSHGHAHHPGMHDH, encoded by the coding sequence ATGCAAATCGGACAGAACAAAGTAGTAACAGTGACTTATGTTTTACATAGCAGTAAGGCAGGCAGTGAAAAAAACATGGTTGAGGAAACAGGAGAAGAGAATCCACTCGTATTTCTGGTAGGTTCAGGTCAACTTATTCCTGCCTTTGAAGAAAATTTAATGGGATTAACTTCAGGCAGTCCTTTCGCTTTTAATATCAATTCAGGAGAAGCGTATGGAGAGATGGAGGAAGATGCATTGGTACGTGTTCCGGACGATATGTTTAAGGTAGACGGTGTATTGGATCTGGAAGTTTTACGCATTGGCAATATGGTTCCATTGCTGGACAGAGAAGGAAATCAACTGGTCGCAAAAATTGCAGGAATAGAAGATACTACTATTTTATTAGATTTTAACCACCCGCTCGCAGGTCAGGATTTGCATTTTAGCGGCACGGTTGTGAGCGTGAGAGAAGCCACTGCTGAGGAATTGTCGCATGGACATGCGCATCATCCGGGGATGCACGATCATTAA
- a CDS encoding DNA-3-methyladenine glycosylase 2 family protein, producing the protein MNWDLSTAYKVLNKDPHLKIIIKETGKLDHTGHKDLFTSLLRAIVSQQLSTKAADTIWSRFILLFDQQQPVAESILQLDPELMRSAGLSYQKAGYLKNIATFSLEQTLDYRKLYRKSDEELILYLSSIKGVGRWTAEMLLMFNLNRPDILPVDDIGIQQAMIALYNLKEERKELKQKMIEISNTWRPYRSLAARHLWRWRDF; encoded by the coding sequence ATGAATTGGGATTTAAGTACTGCTTATAAAGTCTTGAACAAAGATCCGCATTTGAAAATCATCATTAAGGAAACCGGCAAACTCGACCATACCGGGCATAAAGATCTTTTTACTTCACTATTGAGAGCTATCGTTTCACAACAGCTTTCAACAAAGGCTGCCGATACCATCTGGAGCAGATTTATCTTACTCTTCGATCAACAGCAGCCGGTAGCGGAATCCATACTCCAATTAGACCCTGAGCTGATGCGCAGTGCAGGATTATCTTATCAGAAAGCGGGCTACCTGAAAAACATTGCCACCTTTTCGTTGGAGCAAACACTCGATTATCGCAAACTTTATAGAAAAAGTGACGAAGAACTTATCCTCTATCTCTCCTCGATTAAAGGTGTAGGCAGATGGACGGCGGAAATGCTATTGATGTTTAACTTAAACAGACCCGATATTCTTCCAGTTGATGACATTGGCATACAACAAGCGATGATAGCGCTATATAACCTGAAAGAAGAAAGGAAGGAACTCAAACAAAAAATGATAGAGATTTCAAATACATGGAGGCCGTACAGAAGTCTGGCCGCTCGACATCTATGGAGATGGAGGGACTTTTAA
- a CDS encoding RNA methyltransferase → MQGLYEDFYKRMHHQLGGEASSLIACLQGPSPVSIRIHPEKDNGLFRDATKVSWCSQGRYLKDRPVFTLDPLFHAGCYYVQEAGSMLIESILRDVIGDLKTANVLDLCAAPGGKTTHLISLLSKDCNIICNEIIPGRNKILRHNLAKWGYSNSIVTQNEAKDIATSTVLFYLIVVDAPCSGEGLFRKDPEAIREWSPEQVDVCAVRQTNILEDIIPALKPGGYLLYSTCTYEPSENDQQIERLLLHHPFINITPPAPEGIVATTHGWQSFPHKVAAEGFYCCLLQYKGTGNKKQNIEQNFKTDRSFNKGLWLKEPDKFEVVQQEEYLNAATPAIISLTKALARKCYIRQSGLPLGQTKGNDFIPAPELAMSLQLKSDTPACSLQLKEVLHFLRGDSIIAESEMEGWHLINFEGHALGWAKKIRQRWNNYYPKDWRIRMAIP, encoded by the coding sequence ATGCAAGGACTATATGAAGATTTTTATAAAAGAATGCACCATCAATTGGGTGGTGAAGCTTCTTCTCTTATAGCCTGCTTACAAGGACCTTCACCAGTAAGTATTCGAATCCATCCCGAAAAAGACAATGGACTTTTCCGTGATGCCACAAAGGTGAGCTGGTGTTCACAAGGAAGATACTTAAAGGACAGGCCTGTTTTTACACTCGACCCTTTGTTCCATGCCGGCTGTTACTATGTGCAGGAAGCAGGGTCGATGCTTATTGAATCCATATTAAGGGATGTGATCGGGGATTTGAAAACCGCTAATGTACTTGATCTCTGCGCAGCCCCTGGAGGCAAAACAACACATCTGATTAGTCTTCTCTCCAAAGACTGCAATATCATCTGCAATGAAATAATTCCCGGACGGAATAAAATACTCAGACATAACCTTGCGAAATGGGGATATTCAAATAGTATCGTCACGCAAAATGAAGCAAAAGATATAGCGACTAGTACTGTTTTATTTTACCTTATTGTAGTAGATGCTCCTTGTAGCGGAGAAGGACTCTTTAGAAAAGATCCGGAAGCTATACGGGAATGGAGCCCGGAACAGGTGGATGTTTGTGCAGTGCGACAGACAAATATTTTAGAGGATATCATTCCCGCTCTTAAGCCGGGGGGGTACCTGCTTTATTCTACATGTACGTATGAACCTTCCGAAAATGATCAACAAATAGAACGACTACTCCTACATCATCCTTTCATTAACATTACTCCTCCCGCACCTGAAGGAATAGTAGCTACCACTCATGGATGGCAATCCTTTCCTCATAAAGTTGCAGCGGAAGGCTTTTACTGTTGCCTTTTACAATACAAGGGTACCGGCAATAAAAAACAAAACATTGAACAAAATTTTAAAACCGATCGTTCCTTTAATAAAGGCTTGTGGCTGAAAGAACCGGATAAATTTGAAGTAGTTCAGCAGGAAGAATATCTGAATGCAGCTACCCCGGCTATCATCTCTCTGACAAAAGCACTAGCAAGAAAATGTTATATACGTCAATCGGGCTTACCTCTTGGACAGACCAAGGGAAATGATTTTATTCCCGCACCGGAATTAGCCATGAGTCTTCAATTAAAAAGCGACACACCCGCTTGTTCTCTTCAGCTAAAAGAGGTTTTACATTTTTTAAGAGGAGATTCCATCATAGCTGAATCTGAAATGGAAGGCTGGCATCTCATTAACTTTGAAGGTCATGCATTAGGTTGGGCAAAGAAGATCCGACAACGATGGAATAATTACTATCCTAAAGACTGGAGAATTCGAATGGCGATTCCTTAA
- a CDS encoding YkgJ family cysteine cluster protein, with protein MEINLSKIADAARFQQQELQILLKKVIAANAKEFDQIILPIAKDISTAIDCRLCANCCKVLEAGISPDELIKLAHLKGLSQEDFTNSEVSTEDNTKIQFLSKKPCIFLSCNLCTIYTSRPNACISFPDLERPLVKYRIRKIIAHYGICPIVFHTVEKLKLHYAVEKQKRN; from the coding sequence GTGGAAATCAATTTAAGTAAAATAGCAGACGCAGCAAGGTTTCAACAACAAGAATTGCAAATTCTTCTCAAGAAGGTAATAGCTGCGAACGCCAAAGAATTCGACCAAATCATATTACCCATAGCAAAAGATATTTCCACCGCAATCGACTGCCGGCTATGTGCAAATTGTTGCAAAGTTTTAGAAGCCGGAATCTCACCTGATGAATTAATAAAGTTGGCTCACTTAAAAGGACTTTCGCAAGAAGATTTCACAAATTCAGAAGTTTCTACTGAAGATAACACGAAAATTCAGTTTCTAAGTAAAAAACCATGTATCTTTCTCTCCTGTAATTTATGCACCATCTACACATCACGACCCAATGCATGTATTTCTTTCCCTGATTTGGAAAGACCTCTTGTAAAATATAGAATACGAAAAATTATAGCTCATTATGGAATTTGTCCGATTGTTTTTCACACGGTAGAAAAACTAAAATTACATTACGCTGTGGAGAAGCAAAAGAGAAATTGA
- a CDS encoding MFS transporter, with protein sequence MSLQKSPFNLVVFAAGLGFFIDAFDLFLFNIYRIPSLKDLGLSGKDLTRTGENILAIQMAGMIVGGIITGIIGDRKGRVYVLYGSILLYSISNIANAFVEDTTSYAVIRFLAGAGLAGELGAGITLVSESMTIERRGYGTIMVATLGAMGAVTAGLIGNVVPWRIAFFAAGCIGLLLLLLRMSTIEPEMFSKRTSADGIMRGSFPLLFSNRKRSLTYLACILTGIPIWYSVGLLITLSPEIAALKNIEGLQLATCFILFQIGITVGDLSSGILSQLLRTRKKVMIAYMLFALASTLFHFILISNSSGIYLTSLLMGTGCGYLSVFVTATAEHFGTNLRVLITATVTNFMRGAVTLLVPLHLWLESYFRIDLIQSLAITGGIVWSLALIAVFYLPETYGKNLDFIEE encoded by the coding sequence ATGTCACTCCAAAAATCACCCTTCAATCTCGTTGTTTTCGCGGCCGGCCTTGGCTTTTTTATTGATGCATTTGATCTTTTTCTCTTTAATATTTACAGGATTCCCAGTTTGAAGGACTTAGGATTAAGCGGAAAAGACCTCACCCGCACGGGTGAAAATATTTTAGCGATTCAGATGGCTGGGATGATTGTAGGCGGAATAATCACAGGAATTATTGGTGACCGGAAAGGAAGGGTATACGTTCTTTATGGATCGATCTTGTTATACTCAATTAGTAATATTGCGAATGCCTTTGTTGAGGATACTACTTCTTATGCAGTGATTCGATTTTTGGCCGGGGCGGGTCTTGCAGGAGAGCTTGGTGCCGGCATTACATTGGTGAGTGAATCGATGACCATTGAGCGACGAGGCTATGGAACTATTATGGTAGCGACTTTAGGAGCAATGGGTGCAGTAACTGCAGGATTAATTGGAAACGTCGTTCCCTGGAGAATCGCATTTTTCGCCGCGGGCTGTATAGGATTGCTACTTCTCCTTCTAAGAATGAGCACGATAGAACCTGAAATGTTTAGTAAGCGAACATCAGCTGATGGCATTATGAGAGGATCCTTTCCTTTACTATTTTCCAATAGAAAACGTTCACTCACTTATTTAGCTTGTATTCTAACCGGTATTCCCATTTGGTACAGTGTGGGACTTTTAATTACTCTTTCTCCTGAAATTGCAGCATTAAAAAACATTGAAGGTTTACAACTGGCGACCTGCTTTATCCTTTTTCAAATTGGAATAACTGTTGGAGATTTAAGCAGTGGGATTCTAAGTCAACTTCTAAGGACCAGGAAAAAAGTGATGATCGCCTATATGCTTTTCGCTCTGGCATCTACCCTCTTTCATTTTATTCTCATCAGTAATAGTTCCGGTATATATCTTACTTCCTTACTTATGGGAACAGGTTGCGGCTATCTTTCGGTTTTTGTGACTGCCACAGCCGAACATTTTGGAACCAATCTCAGAGTTTTGATAACTGCTACTGTCACCAATTTTATGCGTGGTGCCGTTACATTGCTGGTTCCACTACATCTTTGGTTAGAATCATATTTCAGAATAGATCTTATTCAAAGTCTTGCCATAACAGGAGGAATCGTCTGGAGCCTGGCATTGATCGCTGTATTTTATCTACCTGAAACATATGGGAAAAATCTCGATTTCATTGAAGAATAA